One window from the genome of Pedobacter schmidteae encodes:
- a CDS encoding class I mannose-6-phosphate isomerase — protein MTEESVHGLETKQQAPEGIGNKSWRVGLQQLLPVTVDTTLSLKSYETLPYFSIGDNKIINGFEKLADWIIGQGTVLIDGYGGVFFKEIQHRLQQQFDTHNISVKWQFTSDYFKPEDELDTLVAPFIGEKDEVWGKKTALELKDFFRYDDLLKLKKDETRTLNIIIGTGAGLVDWAAPVIYFEIPKNEIQYRMRSGSVCNLGSGTAQHPSCMYKRFYFVDWVVLNDYRSVLLKKVQVLADGQWLDDVNWIFKQDLEKGLHKLSHSVVRARPWFEKGSWGGQWMKDHLEGLNKDEINYAWSFELITPENGVVLESGGKLLEVPFDLLMNLEHKAILGKHSDLFGGYFPIRFDFLDTFSGGNLSIQCHPSKSYIKENFGEMITQDETYYIMDCVPGAKVYLGFQEDINPLEFRASLEKSQLTGEAIEVDRYIQNFPSHKHELFLIPNGTVHSSGTNNLVLEISATPYIFTFKMYDWLTLGLDGKPRPININHAFNNLRFERKGSRVEEELISRQSVVDKGADWQLIELSTHPDHFYRIERVEFDTIVEFDTEDKSHVLMLVEGTSILAETSHSASYRFNYAETFIVPAAVVKCRLINQGKERAKVIKVYLKDNIEL, from the coding sequence ATGACCGAAGAATCTGTACACGGTTTGGAAACCAAACAACAAGCCCCTGAGGGGATTGGAAATAAAAGCTGGCGTGTTGGTTTACAGCAATTGTTGCCGGTAACAGTCGATACAACACTATCGTTAAAAAGTTATGAGACTTTGCCTTATTTCAGCATAGGGGATAATAAAATTATTAATGGTTTTGAAAAATTGGCGGACTGGATAATTGGGCAAGGAACTGTATTGATTGATGGTTATGGAGGTGTATTTTTTAAAGAAATACAACACCGGCTTCAACAGCAATTCGATACGCATAATATTTCTGTGAAATGGCAATTTACGTCAGACTATTTTAAGCCTGAAGATGAGCTCGACACTTTGGTTGCCCCTTTTATTGGCGAAAAGGATGAAGTTTGGGGTAAAAAGACTGCTCTGGAGCTTAAAGATTTTTTTAGGTATGACGATCTGTTAAAGCTTAAAAAAGATGAGACAAGAACGCTCAATATCATTATAGGTACGGGAGCAGGGTTAGTAGACTGGGCTGCTCCTGTTATCTATTTTGAAATACCCAAAAATGAGATTCAATACCGGATGAGATCCGGATCTGTTTGCAATCTTGGTAGTGGTACCGCTCAGCATCCCTCTTGTATGTATAAGCGCTTCTATTTTGTTGATTGGGTGGTGCTTAACGATTACCGATCGGTTTTGTTGAAAAAAGTTCAGGTGCTTGCAGACGGACAATGGTTGGATGACGTAAACTGGATATTTAAACAGGATTTGGAAAAAGGGTTGCATAAGTTGAGCCATTCAGTGGTAAGGGCGAGGCCATGGTTTGAAAAGGGCTCTTGGGGAGGGCAGTGGATGAAAGATCATTTGGAGGGATTGAATAAAGACGAAATCAATTACGCATGGTCTTTTGAATTGATCACACCTGAAAATGGCGTAGTTCTGGAAAGTGGAGGCAAATTGCTGGAAGTACCTTTTGATTTACTAATGAATCTGGAACATAAAGCCATACTTGGTAAGCATTCAGATCTTTTCGGCGGCTATTTCCCAATCCGGTTCGACTTTCTGGATACTTTTAGTGGGGGCAATCTTTCCATTCAATGCCATCCCTCCAAATCATATATAAAAGAGAACTTCGGAGAGATGATCACTCAGGATGAAACCTATTACATTATGGACTGTGTGCCCGGGGCAAAGGTTTATCTGGGTTTTCAGGAGGACATTAATCCACTAGAATTTCGTGCGTCATTGGAAAAGAGTCAGTTAACCGGAGAGGCAATTGAAGTTGACCGTTACATACAAAATTTTCCCTCCCATAAGCACGAACTTTTTTTAATTCCCAATGGTACTGTACATAGCTCTGGGACCAACAATCTGGTTTTGGAAATCAGTGCCACCCCCTACATATTTACATTTAAGATGTACGACTGGCTTACCTTAGGTCTGGATGGAAAGCCACGACCTATTAATATCAATCACGCATTTAACAATTTGCGTTTTGAACGTAAGGGTAGCCGGGTAGAAGAGGAATTAATTTCCCGTCAAAGCGTAGTGGATAAGGGAGCAGATTGGCAGTTGATAGAATTGTCTACACATCCGGATCATTTTTACCGCATAGAACGTGTGGAGTTTGATACCATTGTGGAGTTTGATACCGAAGACAAATCTCATGTGTTGATGTTGGTGGAAGGGACGTCAATTTTAGCAGAAACTAGTCACAGTGCATCTTACCGGTTTAATTATGCTGAAACTTTTATAGTACCTGCTGCGGTCGTGAAATGCAGATTAATTAATCAGGGAAAAGAAAGGGCCAAAGTAATTAAGGTTTACCTCAAAGATAATATCGAGTTATAA
- a CDS encoding MFS transporter — protein MNNENTIYVALITLVASLGGLLFGFDMAVISGVLPFVQKQFQLTAFYEGWFVSSALVGCIIGVSFSGNLSDKIGRKKLLFVSSILFLISAIGCSVVNSLDWLIIFRLLGGVGVGVASIVVPLYISEIAPADRRGRLVTCYQLAITVGILLAYVTNALLLNYAEKHSGTAFSGLADLVYVKEVWRGMFSIGALLALLFLAGLFFVPESQVWLRKRELGESRETNASYSELFSPRLRKAMLLGILLPLFSQLSGINAIIYYGPSILNDAGIALEHSLLGQVIFGIANLVFTFIAIWKVDQWGRRPLYLVGTVGAFISLCATGFLFAYDITSGIFLLISVTVFLACFAFSIGPLKFVVASEIFPTQVRGRALGISIMVMWVADTIMGQVTPVLLEHTGTAVTFWVFGFFCLVAFITVYKLLPETKGKSLEEIESFWDDKKS, from the coding sequence ATGAATAACGAAAATACTATTTATGTTGCACTGATTACACTTGTCGCATCTTTGGGCGGACTGCTTTTTGGTTTCGATATGGCAGTGATATCAGGTGTGCTGCCCTTTGTGCAAAAGCAATTCCAACTTACAGCTTTTTATGAAGGCTGGTTCGTCTCTTCTGCCCTGGTAGGTTGCATTATTGGGGTCTCGTTTTCTGGGAACCTCAGCGATAAAATTGGCCGGAAGAAACTGTTGTTTGTGTCATCCATACTATTCCTGATATCTGCGATAGGTTGTTCGGTGGTTAATTCACTCGATTGGCTGATCATTTTCCGTTTGCTGGGAGGTGTAGGTGTGGGGGTGGCTTCTATCGTGGTCCCTTTATATATCTCCGAAATTGCCCCTGCCGATAGGAGGGGACGCCTGGTTACCTGCTATCAGTTGGCTATTACTGTAGGTATTTTGCTGGCTTATGTAACAAATGCACTATTACTGAACTATGCAGAAAAACACTCGGGAACTGCTTTTTCGGGGCTTGCAGACCTCGTTTACGTGAAGGAAGTCTGGCGTGGTATGTTCAGTATAGGTGCCTTGCTGGCGTTGCTTTTTCTGGCAGGTTTATTCTTTGTGCCGGAAAGTCAGGTATGGCTTAGAAAAAGGGAATTAGGGGAAAGTCGTGAAACCAATGCTTCTTATAGCGAGCTATTCTCTCCGAGATTGCGAAAGGCAATGTTGCTTGGGATTTTACTGCCTTTGTTTTCGCAGCTCAGTGGCATAAATGCTATTATCTACTATGGCCCTTCTATTCTGAATGATGCTGGTATCGCTCTCGAACATTCCCTCCTGGGTCAGGTCATCTTTGGTATTGCCAATCTGGTATTTACTTTTATTGCCATCTGGAAGGTAGATCAATGGGGACGGAGACCACTTTATCTGGTCGGAACAGTGGGGGCTTTTATAAGTTTATGTGCTACCGGTTTTCTTTTCGCCTATGACATCACTTCAGGCATTTTTTTGCTGATCAGTGTTACAGTTTTTCTGGCCTGCTTTGCCTTTTCGATTGGCCCGTTAAAGTTTGTCGTGGCTTCGGAAATATTTCCTACACAGGTTAGAGGCAGAGCCTTGGGAATAAGCATTATGGTGATGTGGGTGGCAGATACCATCATGGGGCAAGTGACACCTGTTTTACTGGAGCATACTGGTACCGCGGTCACATTTTGGGTCTTTGGTTTCTTTTGTTTGGTTGCTTTTATAACCGTTTATAAGCTGCTGCCTGAAACCAAAGGCAAATCGCTGGAGGAGATAGAATCATTCTGGGACGATAAAAAATCTTGA
- a CDS encoding TonB-dependent receptor, translating into MNLKLLIGLVLFLSSINKGFADHVARQDTLTVSGRVTDLNGRPLPGASVLLKGTNAGTTTDNKGNYSLHSVNGNGTLVFKFIGFLNKEEVIGKRKVVNVSLASDDEQLKEVVVVGYATKNKTSVTGAIAQADKKVFESRPLVNTSSALQGAVSGLTVVRSSGQPGRQGYDLQIRGFSSVNGNKPLVLVDGVPGDLNGLNPNDIGSVTVLKDAAASIYGARAADGVVLITTKSGAKGSPQVDYTTNLGLKTPDYLKQVTSTLRFAEMTHEALTNVGLAGVPEEVFTKIRQGAPADADKGWVTYLQDYPGFYTDNNWNKIMFGDAMQQTHNISVTGGAENSSYLFSAGYTNDNGVFRYGENNSNRYNLRMNYDFKLLDKINVQTRNSFNNDIVKEPSSLADVMSNIPRLFNFVPLRNQKGQYYTYQGYINPAQQLEEGGTRESNSNTFSFNVKADVEILKGLKITGQAGVNMGNYNDHANTRTFNLYDYEGNIDGYRNPLNSAYYANSRNIFKSYTGLIEYARLVGNHHNLSLMAGTSFEKNTDLGTTVTGSNFKGNEIFTLNLADLTKADYTGLNGFNTDWALSSYFSRFSYGFKNKLFIDATVRLDGSSKFSPDKRWSAAFPAVSAAYNLAEESFIKKMDLMSTFKLRASWGQAGNQEIRAFSNYGYIPLITVSGGYPLGSPNARFPGAVSGIASDKRTWETIETTNFGLDFGLLGNRLTGSIDIYNKENRNMLVNVQVPVTLGGTPPSQNLGHLVTKGFDLSLGWSDYVGKLKYSVTAMLNDSRNKLVELKGNDILKQGLNFAHQGYSLNSYFGYDFTGIIQNAEQLANYKKMTGIPSNIGIGDVMYRDVDGDGNITPFGDPLKGTKGDLVYLGTTLPRYTYSANLSASYANFDVSVMLQGVGKQMNIRDGEFSVAMNQIYFQPLDYFYGKSWTPENTGAAYPRLVPGAVGFDNLRNYNWRYSSMRVNNLAYLRFKVITIGYNVPEEFCKRLRVKGIRLYVSGQDLFTISKGTWGHSFDPEEGYQMTNEQTYPFTKVKSVGLNVKF; encoded by the coding sequence ATGAATTTAAAATTACTAATTGGTCTTGTACTGTTCTTGTCTTCAATAAATAAGGGCTTTGCAGACCATGTTGCAAGGCAAGACACGCTGACAGTCAGCGGACGAGTTACCGATCTTAACGGCAGGCCTTTACCTGGGGCATCTGTATTACTTAAAGGCACAAATGCAGGTACAACAACCGACAATAAGGGGAACTATTCTCTTCATTCAGTTAATGGCAATGGAACCCTCGTTTTTAAGTTTATTGGATTTCTGAACAAAGAAGAGGTTATTGGGAAACGGAAAGTTGTCAATGTAAGCCTTGCGAGCGACGATGAACAATTAAAAGAAGTTGTTGTGGTGGGCTATGCTACAAAGAATAAAACCTCAGTAACGGGAGCAATTGCACAGGCAGACAAGAAGGTATTTGAATCGCGGCCTCTGGTTAATACTTCCAGTGCATTACAGGGGGCTGTATCCGGCCTTACGGTAGTGAGAAGCAGTGGTCAGCCTGGCCGTCAGGGATATGATCTTCAAATCCGAGGCTTCTCTTCTGTAAATGGGAATAAGCCTCTGGTGTTAGTTGACGGTGTACCGGGTGATCTGAATGGCTTAAATCCGAATGATATAGGTAGTGTAACCGTACTGAAGGATGCGGCAGCATCAATTTATGGTGCCCGTGCGGCCGACGGGGTTGTCCTGATTACTACTAAAAGTGGGGCAAAAGGCAGTCCGCAGGTAGACTATACCACAAACTTGGGCTTAAAAACACCAGACTACCTGAAACAGGTAACCTCTACATTGCGTTTCGCAGAAATGACGCATGAAGCACTTACCAATGTAGGGCTAGCCGGCGTGCCAGAAGAGGTATTTACAAAAATCAGACAGGGTGCTCCCGCCGATGCTGATAAAGGATGGGTTACTTACCTGCAGGATTACCCGGGTTTTTATACAGATAACAACTGGAATAAGATCATGTTTGGCGATGCCATGCAACAGACACACAATATTAGTGTGACCGGTGGAGCTGAAAACAGTTCTTATTTATTTTCGGCGGGATACACAAATGATAATGGTGTTTTCAGATATGGAGAAAATAATTCAAACCGCTATAACCTGAGGATGAATTATGATTTTAAGCTGCTGGATAAGATCAACGTTCAAACGCGGAACAGTTTTAATAATGACATTGTAAAAGAACCTTCTTCGCTAGCCGACGTCATGTCGAATATTCCAAGGCTGTTTAATTTTGTTCCTTTAAGAAACCAAAAGGGTCAATACTATACCTACCAGGGTTATATCAATCCTGCCCAGCAATTGGAAGAAGGAGGGACTCGCGAGTCTAATTCCAATACCTTTTCTTTTAATGTGAAAGCAGATGTTGAGATTTTAAAAGGGCTTAAAATCACCGGACAGGCCGGTGTAAATATGGGTAATTACAACGACCACGCCAATACCAGGACATTTAACCTGTACGATTATGAAGGGAATATTGATGGCTACAGAAATCCATTAAACTCAGCTTATTATGCCAATAGCAGAAATATTTTTAAATCCTATACTGGTTTAATTGAATACGCCAGACTGGTTGGCAACCATCATAACCTAAGTCTGATGGCAGGTACATCATTTGAAAAGAATACGGATCTGGGTACTACTGTGACCGGTTCTAATTTTAAAGGGAACGAGATATTTACACTTAATCTGGCCGATTTGACTAAGGCAGATTATACAGGTTTAAATGGATTTAATACGGACTGGGCGTTGAGCTCTTATTTTAGTCGTTTTAGTTATGGGTTTAAAAATAAGCTCTTCATTGATGCTACGGTCCGACTAGATGGCAGCTCAAAATTTTCACCCGACAAGCGCTGGAGTGCTGCGTTCCCGGCGGTCTCTGCGGCATATAACCTGGCCGAGGAAAGTTTTATTAAAAAAATGGACCTGATGAGCACCTTTAAATTGAGAGCATCATGGGGCCAGGCCGGAAACCAGGAAATCAGAGCTTTCAGCAACTATGGTTATATTCCACTCATTACAGTTAGCGGCGGTTATCCGCTTGGTTCTCCAAATGCAAGGTTCCCAGGAGCAGTGTCAGGTATAGCCTCCGATAAAAGGACCTGGGAAACCATCGAGACAACCAATTTTGGACTTGATTTTGGCCTTTTAGGGAACCGTTTAACTGGTAGCATAGATATTTATAACAAGGAAAACCGCAACATGTTGGTTAATGTACAGGTTCCGGTAACCCTTGGAGGTACTCCACCAAGTCAAAACCTAGGCCATCTGGTTACCAAAGGTTTCGATCTGTCGTTGGGTTGGAGCGACTATGTAGGTAAACTAAAATATAGTGTTACCGCAATGCTGAACGATAGCAGGAATAAACTGGTTGAGCTGAAAGGTAACGACATTCTGAAGCAAGGGCTCAACTTCGCTCACCAGGGCTATTCCTTAAATAGTTATTTTGGTTATGACTTTACTGGTATCATTCAGAATGCCGAGCAGTTGGCCAATTATAAAAAAATGACAGGAATCCCGAGTAACATCGGAATTGGGGATGTGATGTATAGAGACGTGGATGGTGATGGAAATATTACGCCTTTTGGCGACCCATTAAAAGGGACTAAGGGCGACCTGGTCTACTTAGGAACTACTTTGCCACGTTATACTTATTCGGCAAACCTGAGTGCCTCTTACGCAAATTTTGATGTTTCGGTAATGTTGCAGGGAGTAGGGAAGCAAATGAACATCAGGGATGGCGAATTCTCTGTAGCAATGAACCAGATTTATTTCCAGCCGCTGGATTATTTTTATGGCAAGAGTTGGACACCAGAAAATACGGGAGCTGCTTATCCAAGATTGGTGCCGGGTGCCGTGGGTTTCGATAACCTTCGTAATTACAACTGGCGGTATTCTTCTATGCGGGTAAACAATCTGGCCTACCTGCGCTTCAAGGTCATTACTATAGGTTACAATGTACCTGAAGAATTTTGTAAAAGATTAAGGGTTAAGGGGATCAGGTTGTACGTGAGCGGCCAGGACCTCTTTACTATTTCAAAAGGAACCTGGGGTCATTCTTTTGATCCGGAAGAAGGGTATCAGATGACCAATGAACAAACTTATCCTTTTACCAAGGTGAAATCTGTTGGCCTGAATGTTAAATTTTAG
- a CDS encoding RagB/SusD family nutrient uptake outer membrane protein, with protein sequence MKSYAKLSLMMAFTIGLILNSGCKKQLDLKPKDTLSDVIFYKTPADFKLAANSLYNSLEGFNFSDTETDIAFNTANAVSSGDYLPSETSSTWTDAYYYIRNANNIISKGVGLTDVGIKAYIAEARFFRAYNYWLLFRLYGGVPLITRGMDVDDPELYTARASRKETVDFILRDLNEAVPDLPLRSKVVSGDMGRITSGAAYALMARVALFEGTWQKYRGQNGTDYLNTAITAATTIMGSKEYDLFTGKGAQSYRYLFIEEGDDSRECVLDRRHEVNISGQQYPYSVVGTVCYLPTRKLADMYLCKDGLPITKSLQFNGYNTVSSEYDNRDPRMTMTMVIPGTAIIEVFNPLVPVVNWPNSPQRNGNTGYITYKYLSENVFGNTNNGDNFGYDRHIIRYAEVLLIYAEAMFEKNGVISDQDLDKSVNLVRNRVNMPALTNTFVTTNGLDMKTELRRERNVEFALEGFRYDDIRRWKTAETEMLQDIRGIKIKGTEWQNIAPYNGVSYQSRTDASGFLIAQPASTRKFDPEKHYLRPLPTREIALYKGKLIQNPNW encoded by the coding sequence ATGAAAAGTTATGCAAAGCTATCGTTGATGATGGCATTCACGATAGGATTAATACTGAATTCAGGGTGTAAAAAACAACTCGATCTTAAACCAAAAGATACTTTGTCGGACGTGATTTTTTACAAGACTCCTGCAGACTTTAAACTTGCAGCGAACTCACTTTATAATTCGCTGGAAGGGTTTAATTTCAGCGATACAGAAACCGATATCGCCTTTAATACAGCTAACGCAGTGAGCTCGGGCGATTATCTGCCTTCGGAAACCTCAAGTACCTGGACGGATGCTTATTATTACATCCGTAATGCCAATAACATCATTAGCAAAGGCGTTGGTTTAACGGATGTGGGTATAAAAGCCTATATAGCGGAGGCCCGTTTTTTTAGGGCATATAATTACTGGCTTTTGTTTCGCCTTTATGGTGGTGTGCCCCTAATTACAAGGGGCATGGATGTAGATGATCCGGAACTTTATACCGCAAGAGCGAGCAGGAAGGAAACGGTGGACTTTATCCTTAGAGACCTTAATGAAGCGGTGCCTGACCTGCCTTTAAGGAGCAAGGTAGTTTCAGGTGATATGGGGCGGATTACCAGTGGTGCCGCTTATGCACTGATGGCCCGGGTTGCATTGTTTGAAGGTACCTGGCAAAAGTACAGGGGACAAAATGGCACAGATTATTTAAATACAGCAATCACTGCTGCAACTACAATCATGGGTAGCAAAGAATATGATCTGTTTACAGGAAAGGGGGCACAAAGTTATCGCTATCTTTTTATTGAAGAGGGGGATGATTCAAGAGAGTGTGTGCTCGACAGAAGGCATGAGGTTAATATTTCCGGGCAGCAATATCCTTATTCAGTGGTGGGGACCGTTTGTTATCTGCCTACCCGGAAACTGGCCGATATGTACTTGTGTAAGGATGGATTACCCATTACAAAATCCCTGCAGTTTAACGGTTACAATACGGTCAGCTCTGAATATGATAACCGTGATCCGCGCATGACCATGACGATGGTGATACCGGGTACTGCTATCATCGAGGTTTTTAACCCGCTTGTTCCGGTAGTTAACTGGCCTAACTCTCCGCAACGTAACGGAAACACAGGTTATATTACTTATAAATACCTGTCCGAAAATGTATTTGGAAACACCAATAACGGTGACAACTTTGGCTATGACCGCCATATTATCCGTTATGCAGAAGTGCTGCTGATTTATGCGGAGGCTATGTTTGAAAAGAACGGGGTAATTTCAGATCAGGATCTCGATAAATCGGTAAACCTGGTCCGTAACCGTGTAAATATGCCTGCATTGACCAATACTTTTGTCACCACAAATGGATTGGATATGAAGACAGAGTTGCGTAGGGAAAGAAACGTAGAATTTGCATTGGAGGGCTTCCGCTACGATGATATCAGAAGATGGAAAACTGCTGAAACAGAAATGCTGCAGGACATCAGGGGAATTAAAATTAAGGGAACTGAATGGCAGAACATAGCACCTTATAACGGGGTCAGCTATCAGTCAAGAACTGATGCCTCTGGCTTTTTAATTGCGCAGCCTGCATCCACGAGGAAATTCGATCCCGAAAAGCATTATCTTCGGCCGCTTCCCACCAGAGAAATAGCGCTTTATAAAGGTAAACTGATACAAAATCCTAATTGGTAA
- a CDS encoding discoidin domain-containing protein: MLKTLVKTLCLSAFVNVATAQTTKIINVDGKGTGRIFDGIGAVSAGASSRLLIDYPEQSRSAILDYLFKPNFGAGFTYFKTEIGGDGNTTCGSEPSFARTRAEMESPNYNRGYEYWMMKEAVNRNPNIELDALEWSMPGWFNGVWSQDNADYLVKFLEGAKHWGLDLKYIAGCWNERDYNRDWIVNTLRPTLDKKGFGHVKINAPEGAGKAWAIADVLVKDSVFRNTISSISYHYPDSYMWYDRGEEMNPKAFDTGLPLWSGEDFSLPGKSWRNTMYLAKNILRCYIRKKIVKVNMWCPIASMPDLTCFSNIGIMKGTNPWSGYYEVWPTVWAVAHFNQFAKPGWKYIDSGCGELEGEGAYCTYKSLDGNNDYSIVIVNGTKPQRLSFNISDLAKKKLYVWKSDSKNQFQKQVDLTAVNGSVTLSLDAESIYSITTTTGQQKGSHSIPKAKAFPLKYADNFDQYTLDQAPLSPKYFYDNSGAFELKHADGKKYLQQSLVNDITHWIPDECAYTFVSQDTEWDEGEISSDVFVENNAFNGTGYAGLIVRGAYDKASQANIPFGYRFNVYKDGTWKLQTKTSILASGDIDAGKWHNLKLVTKGNSIKAFIDGHMVAEIKDDTYSIGTAGYVSGFNIAKFDNLVLNYTPASGQLLSAWKPATSPADPKGHELINIFDANSLSKWRGKNDGTPQVFTVDLEKVQQIARCETFTDFVDKGLQYKIEYSVDNQKWAVFADKTANTKLSIPCYVDESNARARWVRVTLMPAKDNVIAGIYEFKVFGRK; encoded by the coding sequence ATGCTTAAAACTCTTGTAAAAACACTTTGCCTGTCGGCTTTTGTAAATGTGGCGACAGCACAAACAACGAAAATTATCAATGTAGATGGTAAAGGAACGGGACGAATTTTTGATGGCATTGGTGCAGTTAGCGCCGGAGCTTCTTCAAGATTGCTGATCGATTATCCGGAACAATCGCGAAGCGCTATCCTGGACTATCTTTTCAAACCGAATTTTGGTGCAGGTTTTACATATTTCAAAACGGAAATTGGGGGCGACGGAAATACGACCTGCGGATCTGAACCAAGTTTTGCCCGGACCAGAGCCGAAATGGAGAGTCCTAACTATAACAGGGGGTACGAATACTGGATGATGAAAGAAGCGGTAAACAGGAATCCAAACATTGAGCTGGATGCGCTGGAGTGGAGTATGCCGGGTTGGTTTAACGGAGTATGGTCGCAGGACAATGCCGACTACCTGGTTAAATTTCTTGAAGGAGCAAAGCATTGGGGGCTTGACTTGAAATATATTGCCGGCTGTTGGAACGAACGTGATTACAACAGGGACTGGATTGTAAATACGCTTCGCCCTACGTTGGACAAGAAGGGCTTTGGGCATGTCAAAATCAATGCTCCAGAAGGAGCAGGCAAGGCCTGGGCTATAGCAGACGTGTTAGTAAAGGACTCTGTATTCAGGAATACGATTTCTTCTATCAGCTACCATTATCCGGATTCATACATGTGGTACGACAGGGGAGAAGAAATGAACCCCAAGGCCTTTGATACCGGTTTGCCATTATGGTCTGGCGAAGATTTTTCCTTGCCGGGAAAATCCTGGAGAAATACCATGTACCTGGCTAAGAACATTCTTAGGTGTTACATCAGGAAGAAGATTGTAAAGGTAAATATGTGGTGCCCCATTGCTTCTATGCCCGACCTGACCTGTTTTTCTAACATAGGTATCATGAAGGGTACCAATCCATGGTCTGGTTATTACGAAGTATGGCCTACGGTATGGGCCGTCGCGCATTTTAATCAGTTTGCTAAACCGGGATGGAAATACATTGATAGCGGATGTGGTGAACTGGAAGGTGAAGGAGCTTATTGCACGTATAAAAGTCTGGATGGTAACAACGATTACAGTATTGTAATTGTAAACGGTACAAAACCACAGCGGCTTAGCTTTAACATTTCTGATCTGGCAAAAAAGAAGCTGTATGTATGGAAATCTGATAGCAAGAACCAGTTTCAGAAACAGGTAGATCTTACTGCGGTTAATGGGAGCGTTACACTATCACTCGACGCAGAAAGCATTTATTCTATCACTACCACAACCGGTCAGCAAAAAGGTTCGCACAGCATTCCAAAGGCAAAGGCTTTTCCATTGAAATATGCTGATAATTTTGATCAGTATACTTTAGATCAGGCTCCCTTATCTCCTAAATACTTTTACGACAACTCGGGTGCTTTTGAGCTGAAGCATGCCGATGGTAAAAAATATTTGCAACAATCGCTGGTAAATGACATCACCCACTGGATCCCGGATGAGTGTGCCTATACCTTTGTGAGTCAGGATACAGAATGGGATGAAGGAGAGATATCTTCCGACGTGTTTGTAGAAAATAATGCATTTAACGGTACAGGATATGCAGGGCTGATTGTAAGAGGAGCTTATGATAAGGCCTCGCAAGCGAATATCCCTTTTGGCTATCGCTTTAATGTTTATAAAGATGGCACATGGAAACTGCAGACTAAGACCAGCATACTGGCAAGCGGCGATATTGACGCCGGGAAATGGCATAATCTTAAACTTGTAACCAAAGGAAACAGCATTAAGGCTTTTATTGATGGCCACATGGTTGCCGAGATAAAAGACGATACTTATTCAATAGGTACAGCAGGTTATGTTTCTGGCTTCAATATAGCCAAATTCGATAACCTCGTGCTCAACTATACCCCCGCATCTGGTCAACTCCTTTCGGCCTGGAAGCCGGCAACTTCACCTGCTGATCCTAAAGGACATGAGCTGATCAATATATTTGATGCCAATAGTCTTTCGAAATGGCGTGGAAAGAACGACGGAACGCCACAAGTTTTCACGGTTGACCTGGAGAAAGTACAGCAGATAGCCAGGTGTGAAACCTTTACAGATTTTGTAGATAAAGGCTTGCAGTATAAGATAGAGTACTCTGTTGATAACCAGAAATGGGCTGTTTTTGCAGATAAAACGGCCAATACAAAACTTTCTATTCCATGTTATGTAGACGAAAGTAATGCCAGAGCCAGATGGGTGAGGGTGACGCTGATGCCTGCCAAGGATAATGTGATTGCCGGTATTTATGAGTTTAAGGTTTTTGGCCGTAAATAA